A region of Chloracidobacterium sp. DNA encodes the following proteins:
- a CDS encoding M36 family metallopeptidase, whose translation MSLFVLGLLTAIVVLPYKFGTKAAGPKGLFTKTTSVDAGLPNYDIRSEKNDAIADFMLSARNLSGKSAVEVADIREGFVRGENELRQHVPTLKIEYNADIRIPEVITPDVWKTQIARLTGPSSEKRSEILRDFVKANNELVGVSRQQADELVVLTDYTNPDGNLSYAHLEQRPNGIPVFRSEVKAGFTQDGRIIRVINNLAPGLDYTRLSTDFRDPVDAVRAAARNINYEVKPADITLNDKESDNLKAVFGTGDWATTAEKMYFPTEPGVAVPAWRVLIWQPVNAYYVIVDAATGTMLWRKNIGEDQTQAATYQVYRNATAFIDVADSPAPLSPGPLDPTLGQQAPVIARTNLTLIGNEGTNNFNNNGWVTDGTNITDGNAVEAGVDRVAPDGVDAPQTGSPNRVFSSTWNPAPGSPAPGDDPLTAQAQRGAVIQMFYAMNRYHDELYKRGFTEQAFNFQANNFGRGGVGNDRVSAEGQDSGGTNNANFNTPADGGRGRMQMYLWTGPTPDYDGTADAEVIYHEVTHGTSNRLHGNASGLSTNMARGMGEGWSDWYAEVMLAEPTDPINSIHTTGGYATYLISAGFTGNYYYGIRRFPRAPITFLGPNGKPHNPYTFKYVNAGCNTLIGTTTSNPPPNSAYPRGPVGVTTCDQVHNIGEVWSSMLWEVRDRIVTRLGFTAGTTRSLQIVTDGMKLAPIGPTMLQERDAIIAAASALPRGEEPEASADVSDVREGFRVRGMGFSASIQNAGTGADNTAVTEAFDAPNALITNPISVSDSSGNGNTFPEPAENVLVSVPITNTSGSAINGVVGGISGGVSVNYGNIADGATVTRQIPYLIPPATVCGSTHQITITGTSALGALNPQNFSFVVGTPVGGAPANFNNSAAITINDNTSASPYPSNITVSGLSGNKIIKLRLNGLTHTFPEDIDMLLVGPGGQKFLPMADKGGSGDVSNINLVLWDGAAVLLPTTQLASGEFQPSNTDTTTDVFPAPAPASPYQNPAPAGVATFASTFGSTGSAFNGTWSLYVRDDVGTDIGTISGGWGLTFESNNFTCSPFIDGTVTYGNAIGNPPAPRFVSNVTLAGAGSPAVSAISTFPDGNYSLGGFGAGPYTVSPNKIGGVGTAFSSLDAARISQFVAGSISLTPTQLTVGDVSGNTTVSSFDAAMIAKFVAGPPYEPPGIGQTAKWIFNPTSRTYPSIGATLTGENYSALLMGDVTGNWSDTAPARPANRQDASTAVEAPSLKAHAGGEVLIPVTVQGADGKEIIAYEFALRYDPAVIQPQADAVDLTGTASRGLSAVVNAAEPGLLRVVVYGAIPIDGNGVLLNLRFNAVGAPGSTSPLTWESILFNEGDPGVFVTDGRVELAAASISQAAKSRK comes from the coding sequence GTGTCTCTTTTTGTTTTGGGGTTACTCACGGCGATAGTTGTATTGCCTTATAAATTCGGCACTAAGGCGGCGGGACCTAAAGGCCTTTTCACGAAGACGACAAGCGTCGACGCTGGCTTGCCGAATTACGACATTCGCTCGGAGAAAAACGATGCGATAGCGGATTTTATGCTTTCTGCCCGAAATTTATCGGGTAAAAGCGCGGTAGAAGTTGCCGACATCAGAGAAGGATTTGTTCGCGGCGAAAACGAACTAAGACAACATGTGCCGACGCTTAAGATCGAGTACAACGCTGATATTCGCATCCCAGAAGTGATAACGCCTGACGTTTGGAAGACACAGATTGCACGGCTTACCGGACCGTCGAGTGAGAAGCGTTCAGAGATATTGCGCGACTTTGTAAAGGCTAATAACGAACTTGTTGGCGTGTCGCGTCAGCAGGCAGATGAGCTGGTAGTTTTGACGGACTACACAAACCCTGACGGCAATCTTTCCTACGCACATCTCGAACAAAGGCCGAACGGCATTCCGGTTTTCCGAAGCGAAGTTAAGGCCGGATTTACTCAAGACGGCAGAATAATTCGCGTTATCAACAATCTCGCGCCTGGGCTTGATTACACAAGGCTTTCGACTGACTTCCGCGATCCGGTAGATGCGGTCAGGGCGGCGGCACGCAATATCAATTATGAAGTTAAGCCTGCCGACATCACACTTAATGACAAGGAATCAGATAATTTAAAGGCGGTTTTTGGAACGGGCGACTGGGCAACGACGGCTGAGAAAATGTATTTTCCGACCGAACCCGGCGTTGCGGTTCCGGCGTGGCGTGTGCTTATCTGGCAGCCTGTTAATGCGTATTATGTGATCGTCGATGCCGCGACCGGTACGATGCTCTGGCGTAAGAACATTGGCGAGGATCAGACTCAAGCGGCGACCTATCAGGTATATCGCAATGCAACCGCTTTCATTGATGTTGCTGACAGCCCTGCGCCTTTATCGCCCGGCCCGCTCGACCCAACGCTTGGACAGCAAGCGCCTGTCATTGCAAGGACAAATCTAACGCTGATAGGTAATGAAGGAACGAACAACTTTAACAACAACGGCTGGGTTACTGACGGAACGAATATAACCGACGGTAACGCGGTTGAAGCTGGCGTCGATCGAGTCGCACCGGACGGCGTGGATGCACCGCAAACCGGCAGCCCGAATCGGGTTTTCAGTTCAACATGGAATCCGGCACCGGGAAGTCCCGCGCCGGGAGATGACCCACTTACAGCACAGGCGCAGCGCGGAGCGGTCATTCAGATGTTCTATGCAATGAACCGTTATCACGATGAGTTATATAAGCGTGGATTCACAGAGCAGGCGTTCAACTTTCAGGCTAACAACTTTGGACGCGGCGGAGTCGGCAATGATCGAGTTTCCGCAGAAGGACAGGATAGTGGTGGAACAAACAATGCAAACTTTAACACCCCGGCCGACGGCGGCCGCGGACGTATGCAGATGTATCTTTGGACAGGCCCGACACCGGATTATGATGGTACGGCCGATGCTGAAGTGATCTATCACGAAGTAACTCACGGCACGTCGAACCGTTTACACGGCAATGCGTCAGGCTTGTCAACAAATATGGCACGCGGTATGGGCGAAGGTTGGAGTGACTGGTATGCCGAGGTAATGCTTGCCGAACCCACGGATCCGATTAACTCAATTCACACGACCGGTGGTTACGCAACATATTTGATCAGTGCCGGATTTACCGGCAACTACTATTACGGCATCCGCCGATTCCCGAGAGCCCCGATAACTTTCCTGGGGCCAAACGGCAAACCTCATAATCCTTACACCTTCAAATATGTTAACGCTGGCTGTAATACTCTTATCGGAACGACAACTTCTAATCCGCCGCCGAATAGTGCATATCCACGCGGCCCCGTTGGAGTTACGACCTGCGACCAAGTCCATAATATTGGTGAGGTATGGAGCAGCATGTTATGGGAAGTTCGCGACCGCATTGTCACTCGTCTTGGCTTTACTGCCGGAACGACGCGATCTCTTCAGATCGTTACGGACGGTATGAAGCTCGCTCCAATCGGCCCGACGATGCTTCAGGAGCGTGACGCAATTATAGCTGCTGCTTCTGCGTTGCCGCGCGGCGAAGAGCCGGAAGCATCGGCTGATGTTAGCGACGTCCGCGAAGGTTTCCGTGTTCGCGGAATGGGATTTAGCGCGAGCATTCAAAATGCAGGTACAGGCGCTGATAACACGGCGGTTACGGAAGCATTTGACGCGCCGAATGCATTGATAACCAATCCAATTTCGGTCAGCGATTCGTCCGGCAACGGCAATACATTTCCGGAACCGGCCGAGAACGTTCTGGTTTCGGTGCCGATCACCAACACCTCAGGTTCCGCCATCAACGGCGTAGTTGGCGGCATTAGCGGCGGAGTTTCTGTAAACTACGGAAACATTGCCGATGGAGCGACGGTTACACGGCAGATTCCGTATTTAATACCGCCTGCAACCGTGTGCGGAAGCACCCACCAGATCACAATTACTGGAACGAGCGCTCTCGGAGCGTTAAATCCACAAAATTTCTCTTTTGTTGTGGGTACCCCCGTCGGCGGAGCACCTGCGAACTTTAACAACTCGGCAGCAATCACTATTAACGACAATACGTCCGCTTCGCCATACCCGTCCAATATCACCGTATCTGGCTTGAGCGGAAATAAGATCATTAAATTGAGGTTGAATGGCCTGACTCACACTTTCCCTGAAGATATAGATATGCTGCTGGTAGGACCGGGCGGACAGAAGTTTCTTCCGATGGCGGATAAGGGCGGAAGCGGTGACGTGTCAAATATTAACCTTGTTTTATGGGACGGCGCCGCTGTACTTTTGCCCACAACCCAGTTGGCATCAGGTGAATTCCAACCAAGCAACACTGATACCACAACGGATGTATTTCCGGCTCCGGCACCGGCATCTCCGTACCAAAATCCCGCTCCGGCTGGGGTAGCCACTTTCGCCTCAACATTCGGCTCTACAGGTTCAGCGTTTAACGGAACATGGAGTTTGTATGTTCGGGATGATGTAGGGACTGATATTGGAACGATCTCCGGCGGATGGGGACTCACATTCGAGTCAAATAATTTTACATGTTCGCCTTTCATTGACGGAACGGTTACATACGGAAATGCCATCGGCAATCCACCGGCACCTCGATTTGTTTCCAATGTCACTTTGGCAGGCGCTGGTTCGCCGGCAGTTTCTGCCATATCAACCTTCCCGGACGGCAACTATTCGCTCGGCGGATTTGGTGCAGGTCCATACACGGTTTCTCCGAACAAGATCGGTGGAGTCGGTACTGCTTTTAGTTCGCTTGATGCAGCGAGGATCTCGCAATTTGTCGCGGGATCCATTTCATTGACTCCGACACAATTGACTGTAGGAGACGTTAGCGGCAATACCACGGTCTCGTCATTCGATGCGGCAATGATCGCAAAATTCGTTGCCGGCCCGCCATATGAGCCGCCGGGAATCGGCCAGACGGCAAAATGGATCTTTAATCCTACAAGTAGGACATATCCATCCATTGGAGCGACCCTTACAGGCGAGAACTACTCTGCTCTCCTGATGGGAGACGTTACAGGAAATTGGTCAGATACTGCTCCTGCACGTCCGGCCAACCGGCAGGATGCAAGCACTGCTGTTGAAGCTCCGAGTCTTAAGGCTCATGCCGGCGGCGAGGTGCTTATTCCCGTAACTGTTCAGGGTGCTGACGGAAAGGAGATCATTGCCTATGAATTCGCTCTCCGTTACGATCCGGCAGTGATACAGCCTCAGGCTGATGCGGTCGATCTGACAGGAACCGCCAGCCGCGGGCTCTCGGCGGTAGTGAATGCGGCTGAACCTGGACTCTTAAGAGTCGTCGTTTACGGCGCGATCCCGATCGACGGTAACGGCGTGCTTTTGAATCTAAGATTTAATGCGGTCGGAGCACCTGGTTCGACATCGCCGCTGACATGGGAGAGCATTCTCTTCAACGAAGGCGATCCAGGCGTTTTTGTCACGGACGGGCGAGTTGAGTTGGCGGCAGCTTCTATTAGTCAGGCCGCAAAAAGCCGCAAGTAA
- a CDS encoding carboxypeptidase regulatory-like domain-containing protein has translation MSISERSSRFYGTKGLIFVTLALLTSIAVMGSARSDHAILAPVSGLFGLQTNSQPDFSKNNVSTENSPLDVTVSLANVSSTPGIVLVPITVGDLTGLEIFSYDLQVTFDPAVVTPASPAFVGPGTLSSAMAVTTNATNPGHLILGAFQGSPLDGSGTLIFLRFNVIGTPGQSSSLAFEDYIGPGPAFHPAFDFNDGTPIAITANGSISVIAGATPTNTATSTSTPTNTATPAATQTATSTATSTATATPTASPACSNSVSIANATTFTGVPVTVPVNISNVAGQGAVSASFTVNYTPGLITPSGVTFGPVGISNGGGRTLAYSNPVDGILNVSIFGGNEFQGSGTLVNLNFSVAGLPGTVSQLNFTSFQYNTGSPCASTTNGSVSVISGTISGTVTYGNILAPPAPRYVPNVLISGFGSPPVSAVTNNLGAYSIGGFGPGVYSMTPSKSGGVNGAVTGFDAALISQYVVDLTLFSPAQVAVANVSGGGGVSSFDASIIARYSVAAPQSGLAGNWIFNPVGITHPPILTNIVNENYSALLMGDVSGNWVNSGARPANDSGPQKSAVVKAADMLVAADSDIIIPVKIQSAANKGIISYEFDLQYDPLVIQPQANPVSLNRTVSRGLSAIANAAEPGLLRVTVFGPMPINADGTLLNLRFTAVGAPGAATPLTWERLLLNEGDPQVIVADGRVEIAVAAADQAEISGRALTPFGEAIPNTRVTITDTAGQSRSLLANQLGEYRFTGLQYGQTYTVHADAKGHNFTPLTISVTGRSAAADLIAEQ, from the coding sequence ATGTCGATAAGTGAGAGATCATCCCGCTTCTACGGGACAAAAGGCCTTATTTTTGTCACGCTGGCGTTGCTTACGAGCATTGCAGTGATGGGTTCCGCGCGTTCAGATCACGCCATTCTCGCACCGGTTTCAGGGCTGTTTGGCCTGCAAACAAATTCTCAACCTGATTTTTCCAAAAACAACGTTTCGACTGAGAACTCGCCTTTAGATGTTACGGTTTCTCTTGCAAATGTAAGTTCGACGCCGGGTATTGTTTTGGTTCCGATCACGGTTGGAGACCTGACGGGCCTGGAGATCTTTTCGTACGACCTTCAAGTTACTTTCGATCCTGCGGTCGTTACACCGGCTTCGCCTGCTTTCGTAGGACCCGGAACGCTTAGCAGCGCGATGGCGGTCACGACCAACGCGACCAATCCCGGACACCTTATTCTAGGCGCTTTTCAAGGATCGCCGCTCGACGGGTCGGGTACGCTGATATTCCTCAGATTCAATGTTATCGGGACGCCGGGACAATCCAGCTCCTTGGCTTTTGAGGATTATATCGGTCCGGGTCCGGCTTTTCATCCAGCTTTCGATTTCAATGACGGTACACCCATAGCTATAACTGCCAATGGCAGCATTTCCGTTATTGCGGGGGCAACACCGACGAACACTGCGACTTCGACTTCGACACCGACGAACACAGCAACGCCGGCCGCGACGCAAACAGCCACCTCTACCGCAACGTCAACAGCAACTGCAACGCCAACTGCCTCGCCTGCATGCTCTAACTCTGTATCGATAGCAAATGCGACGACGTTTACTGGCGTTCCCGTCACCGTACCGGTCAATATTTCTAATGTGGCGGGCCAAGGTGCAGTTTCCGCCAGCTTTACCGTTAACTATACTCCGGGGCTCATTACCCCGAGCGGAGTAACTTTTGGCCCGGTTGGCATTTCAAACGGCGGCGGAAGGACTTTGGCATATAGTAATCCGGTTGACGGGATATTAAACGTATCGATCTTCGGAGGAAATGAGTTTCAGGGCAGCGGAACTTTGGTGAACCTGAACTTCAGCGTAGCAGGGCTTCCGGGCACTGTTAGTCAGCTAAATTTCACATCCTTTCAATACAACACCGGTTCGCCTTGCGCTTCGACGACAAACGGCAGTGTGTCGGTAATTTCCGGAACAATATCGGGAACTGTCACCTATGGCAACATACTGGCTCCGCCGGCTCCCCGTTACGTGCCGAACGTGCTTATCAGCGGTTTCGGATCGCCGCCGGTTTCCGCCGTAACCAATAACCTCGGAGCTTATTCGATAGGCGGCTTCGGACCTGGTGTCTATTCGATGACACCGTCAAAGTCGGGTGGCGTCAACGGTGCTGTAACTGGATTTGACGCGGCGCTGATCTCACAGTATGTTGTCGATTTGACCCTTTTTAGTCCAGCTCAAGTGGCCGTAGCCAATGTCAGCGGCGGTGGCGGCGTCTCGTCATTTGACGCTTCGATTATCGCTCGATATTCGGTTGCGGCTCCGCAGTCAGGGTTAGCGGGAAACTGGATATTTAACCCTGTAGGAATCACTCATCCGCCGATTCTTACCAATATCGTAAATGAAAACTATTCAGCACTGCTGATGGGTGACGTTTCCGGAAACTGGGTCAATTCCGGTGCCCGGCCGGCCAATGACAGCGGCCCACAGAAAAGCGCTGTCGTAAAAGCCGCGGATATGCTGGTTGCGGCGGACAGCGACATCATAATTCCGGTAAAAATACAGAGTGCCGCTAACAAAGGGATCATCTCTTACGAGTTCGACCTCCAATACGATCCGCTCGTGATACAGCCGCAGGCAAATCCAGTCAGTTTGAATCGAACTGTCAGTCGCGGCCTCAGTGCCATAGCCAATGCAGCAGAACCTGGGCTTCTCCGTGTGACCGTTTTCGGTCCGATGCCGATAAACGCTGATGGAACTCTCTTAAATCTAAGGTTTACTGCGGTTGGTGCTCCGGGAGCGGCAACTCCATTGACTTGGGAGCGTCTGTTACTTAACGAAGGCGATCCGCAGGTGATCGTAGCTGACGGACGCGTAGAAATCGCGGTGGCTGCAGCGGATCAGGCTGAGATCAGCGGGCGTGCATTAACTCCGTTTGGTGAAGCCATTCCCAATACCCGCGTGACGATAACGGATACAGCCGGCCAAAGCCGCTCGCTGCTTGCAAACCAACTTGGCGAATACAGGTTTACAGGCCTGCAATACGGTCAAACATATACGGTTCACGCGGACGCAAAAGGACACAATTTTACTCCGTTAACGATCAGCGTAACCGGAAGATCAGCAGCGGCGGACCTGATCGCCGAGCAATAG